A genomic stretch from Actinomycetota bacterium includes:
- the serC gene encoding phosphoserine transaminase translates to MSEPTIKIPATLLPADGRFGCGPSKVRPEALSALVSEGAAVLGTSHRQAPVRNLVGRVRDGLRSLFALPEDYEVVLGNGGATAFWDVAAFGLIRRKSQHLSFGEFSSKFAKAVGRAPFLEAPTVVESAPGSRPMPHAEGGVDAYAWPHNETSTGVMTTVRRVEGADPDALVLIDATSGAGGLPVDIMQADAYYFAPQKCFASDGGLWLALLSPAALARVDEIASSGRWVPDFFDLPTALDNSRKNQTYNTPAVATLFLMAQQIDWINGQGGLAWAAERTSTSSGRLYAWADRTPYARPYVEDADARSHVVGTIDFEETVDASAVTKTLRANGIVDVEPYRKLGRNQIRVGMFPAVDPADVEALTACIDYVVEALP, encoded by the coding sequence GTGAGTGAGCCCACGATCAAGATCCCCGCCACGCTGCTGCCCGCCGACGGGCGCTTCGGCTGCGGACCCTCGAAGGTACGGCCGGAAGCGCTGAGCGCTCTGGTATCCGAAGGCGCGGCCGTCCTGGGCACGTCCCACCGGCAGGCGCCGGTCCGCAACCTCGTCGGCCGGGTCCGGGACGGGCTGCGCTCCCTGTTCGCCCTCCCCGAGGACTACGAGGTCGTGCTCGGCAACGGGGGCGCCACGGCGTTCTGGGATGTCGCCGCCTTCGGCCTTATCCGGCGAAAAAGCCAGCACCTGTCCTTCGGCGAGTTCTCGTCGAAGTTTGCCAAGGCCGTCGGTCGGGCGCCCTTCCTCGAGGCCCCGACCGTCGTCGAATCGGCACCGGGCTCCCGCCCCATGCCCCATGCCGAGGGCGGCGTCGACGCGTACGCCTGGCCCCACAACGAGACCTCGACGGGGGTGATGACCACCGTGCGCCGCGTAGAGGGTGCGGACCCGGACGCTCTCGTGCTCATTGATGCGACCTCGGGCGCCGGGGGCTTGCCGGTCGACATCATGCAAGCAGACGCGTATTACTTCGCCCCCCAGAAGTGCTTCGCCTCCGACGGCGGGCTGTGGCTGGCGCTCCTGTCGCCCGCAGCGCTGGCCCGGGTTGACGAGATCGCCTCCTCGGGCCGGTGGGTGCCGGACTTCTTCGACCTTCCCACTGCCTTGGACAACTCCCGGAAGAACCAGACGTACAACACCCCGGCGGTGGCGACGCTGTTCCTCATGGCGCAGCAGATCGACTGGATCAACGGGCAGGGAGGGTTGGCGTGGGCGGCGGAACGTACGTCGACCTCGTCCGGGCGTCTGTACGCGTGGGCCGATCGGACGCCGTATGCGAGGCCCTATGTCGAGGATGCCGACGCGCGTTCGCATGTGGTTGGCACGATCGACTTCGAGGAAACGGTTGACGCCTCGGCGGTGACGAAGACCCTTCGGGCCAACGGGATCGTCGATGTGGAGCCCTACCGCAAGCTCGGTCGCAACCAGATCCGGGTCGGCATGTTCCCCGCGGTCGACCCCGCGGACGTCGAGGCACTCACGGCGTGCATCGACTACGTCGTCGAGGCCCTCCCCTGA
- the aceB gene encoding malate synthase A, translated as MVGRTVELEIVGGTVEGEADQVLTDQACAFVADLHRRFEPARRRLLAARAERQRRLDAGERPEFRPDTAAVRAGDWRVAPVPSDLADRRVEITGPVERKMMINALNSGARVFMADFEDSLSPTWANVVNGQRNLQDAVRRTITYTAPDGRHYSLEQNVATLVVRPRGWHLHEKHVRVAGEPVSASLFDFGLAFFHNARELVDRGSGPYFYLPKLESHEEARLWNEVFLAAQEALGLPAGTVKATVLIETILAAFEMEEILFELREHAGGLNAGRWDYIFSVIKKFHQDPGFVLPDRARVTMAVPFMRAYTELMVATCHRRGAHAIGGMAAFIPNRQDPEVTEAALAGVRADKLREAAAGFDGTWVAHPDLLPTAAQVFDDTLGDRPNQLDRLREDVKVTGEELLAVADTPGEVTEPGVRTNVSVGIQYLESWLRGVGAAAIANLMEDAATCEISRAQLWQWHHHAARLDDGRVVTPQLIGEIADDELARLEAALGPEVFAQGRFGEARRLFEQVVLEEPLVEFLTLPAYEELP; from the coding sequence ATCGTGGGTCGGACCGTCGAGCTGGAAATCGTCGGCGGCACCGTCGAGGGTGAAGCTGACCAGGTGCTGACCGACCAGGCGTGTGCATTCGTCGCCGACCTTCATCGCCGGTTCGAACCGGCCCGTCGGCGGCTGCTCGCCGCCCGGGCTGAGCGCCAGCGGCGCCTCGATGCCGGCGAGCGCCCGGAGTTCCGGCCCGACACCGCTGCGGTGCGCGCCGGGGACTGGCGGGTCGCCCCAGTCCCCAGCGACCTCGCCGACCGGCGGGTCGAGATCACCGGCCCCGTCGAGCGCAAGATGATGATCAACGCGCTGAACTCCGGCGCCCGGGTCTTCATGGCCGACTTCGAGGATTCCCTGTCGCCGACGTGGGCCAATGTCGTAAACGGCCAGCGGAACCTGCAGGACGCCGTCCGCCGGACGATCACCTACACCGCTCCCGACGGGCGCCACTACTCGCTCGAGCAGAACGTTGCGACGCTGGTCGTGCGGCCGCGCGGCTGGCATCTCCACGAGAAGCACGTCCGGGTGGCGGGCGAGCCGGTGTCGGCGAGCCTCTTCGACTTCGGCCTGGCGTTCTTCCACAACGCGCGTGAACTCGTCGACCGTGGTTCCGGGCCCTACTTCTACCTGCCCAAGCTGGAGAGCCACGAAGAGGCTCGGCTCTGGAACGAGGTGTTCCTCGCCGCCCAGGAGGCCCTCGGCCTGCCCGCCGGAACCGTGAAGGCGACCGTGCTCATCGAGACGATCCTCGCCGCCTTCGAGATGGAGGAGATCCTCTTCGAGTTGCGCGAGCACGCCGGCGGCCTCAACGCCGGGCGGTGGGACTACATCTTCAGCGTCATCAAGAAGTTCCACCAGGACCCGGGCTTCGTCCTGCCGGATCGGGCGCGGGTGACGATGGCTGTCCCCTTCATGCGGGCCTACACAGAGCTTATGGTGGCCACGTGCCACCGGCGCGGAGCCCATGCCATCGGCGGGATGGCGGCGTTCATCCCCAACCGCCAGGACCCGGAGGTCACCGAGGCTGCCCTCGCCGGCGTACGGGCGGACAAGCTCCGTGAAGCCGCTGCCGGCTTCGATGGGACCTGGGTGGCGCACCCCGATCTGCTGCCGACGGCCGCCCAGGTGTTCGACGACACGCTGGGTGACCGTCCCAACCAGCTCGACCGCCTGCGGGAGGACGTCAAGGTGACCGGGGAGGAACTGCTGGCTGTCGCCGATACCCCCGGTGAGGTGACGGAGCCGGGCGTCCGGACCAACGTGAGCGTCGGCATCCAGTACCTGGAGTCCTGGCTGCGAGGGGTGGGGGCGGCCGCGATCGCCAACCTCATGGAGGACGCCGCCACCTGCGAGATCTCGCGGGCACAGCTCTGGCAATGGCACCACCACGCGGCTCGCCTCGACGACGGGCGGGTGGTAACCCCACAGCTCATCGGTGAGATTGCCGACGACGAGTTGGCGCGGCTCGAGGCCGCCCTGGGCCCCGAGGTGTTCGCCCAGGGCCGGTTCGGCGAGGCGCGCCGCCTTTTCGAGCAGGTCGTCCTCGAGGAACCCCTGGTCGAGTTCCTCACACTGCCCGCCTACGAAGAGCTGCCGTAG
- a CDS encoding class I SAM-dependent methyltransferase: MGEAAAGAAIRPTSSELTFRSEIDVDRLPAVPPPRPRSGGFDESYNHTPPWDIGRPQPALAALAASGQIRGRVLDVGCGTGEHTLMAAGLGLVAVGIDQQPRAIEKARAKAAERDPGRKLTVNFEVGDALDPVVLAAAGPFDTVLDCGLFHVFDDPDRPVFARALAAATAPGAHYFLLCFNEHVPGDWGPRRVTQAEIHATFSADAGWRVDGIEAASFSVLLAPDGVPAWLAALTRL; the protein is encoded by the coding sequence GTGGGGGAAGCGGCGGCGGGGGCGGCCATCCGCCCCACGAGCAGTGAGCTGACGTTCCGCTCAGAGATCGACGTGGATCGCCTCCCGGCAGTACCGCCTCCCCGCCCTCGCTCCGGGGGCTTCGACGAGTCCTACAACCACACCCCGCCCTGGGACATCGGCCGGCCCCAACCCGCCCTGGCGGCCCTGGCGGCCAGCGGGCAGATTCGGGGACGGGTGCTGGACGTCGGCTGCGGCACCGGTGAGCACACCCTGATGGCCGCCGGGCTGGGCCTGGTGGCGGTGGGGATCGACCAGCAGCCCCGGGCGATCGAGAAGGCACGTGCCAAGGCGGCAGAGCGTGACCCCGGCAGAAAGCTGACCGTGAACTTTGAGGTGGGCGACGCCCTAGACCCCGTCGTGCTGGCGGCGGCGGGGCCCTTCGACACCGTCTTGGACTGCGGCCTCTTCCACGTCTTCGACGACCCCGACCGCCCCGTCTTCGCCCGCGCGCTGGCGGCGGCCACGGCGCCCGGCGCCCACTACTTCCTGTTGTGCTTCAACGAGCACGTCCCCGGCGACTGGGGGCCCAGGCGGGTCACGCAGGCCGAGATCCACGCCACCTTCTCCGCCGATGCCGGCTGGCGGGTGGATGGCATCGAAGCCGCCTCCTTCAGCGTGCTCCTGGCCCCCGATGGCGTGCCCGCCTGGCTGGCGGCACTGACCCGTCTCTAG
- a CDS encoding D-alanyl-D-alanine carboxypeptidase, whose product MTRSAPARPAARRTRPTALVAGLAGLACLALVAARAVSAAPQLRNGTDGPPAAGTDEQPATIAWPARGQAAYVLGDGQPAASPDERPAPIASLAKVMTAYLTLKSYPLSGAQDGFTVTVTAAQARAEAKDAAQHQSVVAVHAGERLTERQLLEALLIPSGDNIAGMLADEVAGSETRFLAEMNAEARALGMGQTTYTDPSGFDPGTVSTAADQLRVFQQAMRSPVFGEIVSMAAVTLPVAGTVTNFNPLIGEGYVGKTGSDSAAGGCLAFLTRVTVGGRSLTAVGVVMGQGEGSTTSALLAAAGEAAEQIVASGATARG is encoded by the coding sequence GTGACCCGCAGCGCACCAGCACGACCGGCGGCCCGCCGTACCCGACCGACCGCACTCGTCGCCGGCCTCGCCGGCCTCGCTTGTCTCGCCCTTGTGGCTGCCCGGGCGGTCTCGGCAGCCCCCCAGCTGCGCAATGGCACGGACGGCCCGCCGGCAGCCGGGACGGACGAACAACCGGCCACGATTGCCTGGCCGGCGCGTGGACAGGCGGCGTATGTGCTGGGCGATGGCCAGCCGGCAGCCAGCCCGGACGAACGGCCAGCCCCGATCGCCAGCCTGGCAAAGGTGATGACCGCCTACCTGACCCTCAAGAGCTACCCGCTGAGCGGTGCACAGGACGGGTTCACGGTCACCGTCACCGCCGCCCAGGCTCGGGCCGAGGCGAAGGACGCCGCCCAGCACCAGTCGGTCGTAGCGGTGCACGCCGGCGAGCGGCTGACCGAGCGACAGCTGCTGGAAGCGTTGCTGATCCCATCCGGCGACAACATCGCCGGGATGCTTGCCGACGAGGTGGCGGGAAGCGAGACCCGATTCCTGGCCGAGATGAACGCCGAGGCCCGCGCACTCGGGATGGGCCAGACGACCTACACCGATCCGAGTGGGTTCGATCCGGGCACGGTCTCCACCGCTGCCGACCAGCTGCGCGTCTTCCAGCAGGCGATGCGCTCCCCCGTCTTCGGCGAGATCGTCTCGATGGCCGCCGTGACGCTTCCGGTGGCCGGTACGGTCACTAACTTCAATCCACTGATCGGCGAAGGCTATGTTGGCAAGACTGGGTCAGACTCTGCGGCCGGAGGGTGCTTAGCCTTCCTCACCCGAGTGACGGTCGGCGGGCGTTCGCTGACTGCGGTCGGCGTGGTGATGGGGCAGGGGGAGGGGAGCACCACGTCGGCGCTCCTGGCCGCCGCTGGCGAGGCCGCCGAGCAGATTGTCGCCTCGGGTGCCACTGCGCGGGGGTAG
- a CDS encoding response regulator transcription factor: MRVLIVEDEPFMAEAIRDGLRLEAIAADIAGDGVTALGLLSVNAYDIAVLDRDIPGPSGDEIAGHIVGSGSGMPILMLTAADRLDDKASGFGLGADDYLTKPFELRELVLRLRALDRRRGHNRPPVREIAGLRLDPFRREVYRDGRYVALTRKQFAVLEVLVGAEGGVVSAEDLLERAWDENADPFTNAVRITVSALRKRLGEPWIIATVAGLGYRISTQPAAPGGEGDRG, translated from the coding sequence GTGCGTGTGTTGATCGTGGAGGACGAACCCTTCATGGCGGAAGCCATCCGCGATGGCCTCCGCCTGGAGGCGATCGCCGCCGACATCGCCGGGGACGGTGTCACTGCTCTGGGCCTGCTGAGCGTCAATGCCTACGACATCGCCGTCCTCGACCGCGACATCCCCGGCCCCTCGGGCGACGAGATCGCCGGGCATATCGTCGGGTCGGGCAGCGGCATGCCGATCCTGATGCTCACCGCTGCCGACCGGCTCGACGACAAGGCCTCCGGGTTCGGACTCGGCGCCGACGACTACCTCACGAAGCCGTTCGAGCTCCGAGAGCTGGTGCTCCGCCTCAGAGCGCTCGACCGCCGGCGCGGCCACAACCGACCACCCGTGCGAGAGATCGCCGGCCTGCGGCTGGATCCCTTCCGCCGGGAGGTCTACCGTGACGGCCGGTACGTGGCTCTCACCCGGAAGCAGTTCGCCGTGCTCGAAGTTCTCGTCGGCGCCGAGGGCGGTGTCGTCAGCGCCGAGGATCTCCTGGAACGGGCCTGGGACGAGAACGCCGACCCCTTTACCAACGCTGTGCGCATCACCGTGTCGGCCCTGCGCAAACGATTGGGCGAGCCCTGGATCATCGCCACCGTCGCAGGCCTCGGGTACCGCATCAGCACACAACCCGCTGCCCCGGGTGGAGAGGGAGACCGTGGATAG
- a CDS encoding HAMP domain-containing sensor histidine kinase, whose product MDRPPGLSVRLKLTLSYAGFLMVAGALLVAAVGIFLLRYVPLHEFVIAHPWATPQLAPGRRVLLADFVPTAAIALGFLLAFGLVGGWFLAGSMLAPLGRITDATRTAATGSLSHRIRLPGRRDEFRELADSFDAMLARLEAHVAEQQRFAANASHELRTPLAITQTLLDVARKSPDGDMDQLVERLRAVNTRAIDLTEALLVLSRADQRSFTREHVDLSLMAEEATETLLPLAEKRGVTIETSGDMTPTIGSEALLLQLTTNLVHNAIVHNLPEHGTVWVRTRAQPNSVLLAVENTGEKMTPQVASTLAEPFLRGTERVHTDHAGVGLGLAIVERITHAHEGTLALTPRAGGGLCVTVQLPAGPTAVGSG is encoded by the coding sequence GTGGATAGACCTCCGGGCTTGAGTGTCCGTCTCAAACTCACCCTCAGCTACGCCGGCTTCCTCATGGTCGCAGGCGCCTTGTTGGTCGCCGCCGTTGGGATATTCCTCCTGCGATATGTCCCGCTCCACGAGTTCGTCATCGCTCACCCGTGGGCCACCCCGCAGTTGGCGCCCGGCCGCCGGGTTCTCCTGGCCGATTTTGTCCCGACCGCCGCCATCGCTCTCGGGTTCCTGCTGGCGTTCGGTCTCGTGGGTGGATGGTTTCTCGCCGGCAGCATGCTCGCCCCGCTGGGGCGAATCACCGACGCCACCCGCACGGCCGCCACCGGCTCGCTCTCCCACCGGATCCGGCTTCCGGGCCGCAGAGATGAGTTCCGCGAACTCGCCGACAGCTTCGACGCCATGCTCGCGCGGCTCGAGGCTCACGTCGCCGAACAGCAGAGATTCGCGGCCAACGCCTCCCACGAACTGCGCACCCCGCTGGCGATCACGCAGACGCTTCTCGACGTGGCCCGGAAGAGTCCGGACGGCGACATGGATCAACTCGTCGAGCGCCTCCGCGCGGTCAACACCCGGGCGATCGACCTCACCGAGGCACTGCTCGTGCTCAGCCGCGCCGACCAGCGCTCCTTCACCCGGGAACACGTCGACCTGTCCCTCATGGCGGAGGAAGCCACCGAGACCCTCCTCCCCCTCGCAGAAAAACGCGGCGTCACCATCGAGACCTCCGGCGACATGACGCCCACCATCGGCTCGGAGGCCCTCCTGCTGCAGCTAACAACGAACCTCGTACACAACGCGATCGTCCACAACCTGCCGGAACACGGCACGGTATGGGTCAGAACCCGCGCGCAGCCCAACAGCGTGCTGCTCGCGGTCGAGAACACGGGCGAGAAGATGACCCCGCAGGTAGCTTCCACGCTTGCCGAGCCGTTCCTCCGCGGCACTGAACGCGTACACACCGACCACGCCGGTGTCGGCCTCGGCCTGGCAATCGTCGAACGCATCACCCACGCACACGAGGGGACCCTCGCCCTCACCCCCCGCGCCGGCGGGGGGCTCTGCGTCACGGTGCAGCTCCCCGCCGGGCCGACGGCGGTCGGGTCGGGTTAG
- a CDS encoding TetR/AcrR family transcriptional regulator translates to MGRKREHDAATGQALLETAEALIAEGGLSAVSVRALAEGVGTSTRAVYSVFGSKHGLEQALIGRTFRLLGAEVERRPASDDPCADVIAAVTQSFRGFVRDHPDLFRLVFTPAPGQVFDEDACSESLRAWETLLRRIRRAQAAGLLRPGDPMPMAIGLSSLGTGLAVTELAGLLPPDQAQDLWEASVGTFVAGLAC, encoded by the coding sequence ATGGGACGCAAGAGGGAACACGACGCCGCCACGGGCCAGGCACTCCTCGAGACAGCGGAGGCCCTGATCGCCGAAGGGGGCCTGAGCGCGGTGTCGGTGCGCGCGCTTGCCGAAGGGGTGGGCACCTCAACCCGGGCGGTCTACTCGGTCTTCGGCTCCAAGCACGGCTTGGAGCAGGCGCTCATCGGGCGGACGTTCCGCCTTCTCGGAGCCGAGGTGGAGCGCCGGCCCGCCTCCGACGACCCCTGTGCCGATGTCATCGCCGCCGTGACACAGTCCTTTCGCGGATTCGTCCGGGACCACCCGGACCTCTTCCGGCTGGTCTTCACCCCCGCCCCCGGACAGGTATTCGACGAGGACGCGTGCAGCGAGTCGCTCCGGGCGTGGGAGACGCTGTTGCGCCGGATCCGCCGGGCTCAGGCGGCGGGCCTGCTGCGCCCGGGGGACCCCATGCCGATGGCCATCGGGTTGAGTTCGCTGGGCACCGGGCTCGCCGTCACCGAGCTGGCGGGGCTTCTGCCGCCCGACCAGGCGCAGGACTTGTGGGAGGCAAGCGTCGGCACCTTCGTTGCCGGTTTGGCCTGCTGA
- a CDS encoding class I SAM-dependent methyltransferase translates to MSDGPNTGVMGPPPFDWSLGEYERTAAALAPAAAHAVRRAGLTGRETVLDLGCGTGNASLLAARTGATVTGLDGASRLLAVARDRVAAEGLTASFVEGDFHSLDFADESFDVVLSVFGVIFGDPSRVLPEILRVLRPGGRAVLTAWLPEGPIHSYIGGIVGLFAEAMGMPFPPPFPWSEPAALRPFLEPAGWRVTSEDGSVAFVGESPEAFLAEQEAYAPPAVSTRGLVEHFGLAPRIREQSLAILRAGNEDPAAFRVTSPYRVLELSSS, encoded by the coding sequence ATGAGTGACGGCCCGAACACCGGTGTAATGGGTCCCCCGCCGTTCGACTGGAGCCTCGGCGAGTACGAGCGCACGGCGGCGGCCTTGGCGCCTGCGGCGGCCCACGCGGTCCGGCGAGCCGGGCTGACCGGGCGCGAGACGGTCCTGGATCTCGGCTGTGGCACGGGCAACGCCAGCCTGCTCGCCGCCCGGACGGGTGCCACCGTGACCGGGCTGGACGGAGCCAGCCGCTTGCTGGCCGTTGCCCGCGACCGGGTGGCCGCCGAGGGCCTCACCGCCAGCTTCGTCGAGGGCGACTTCCACTCCCTCGACTTCGCCGACGAAAGCTTCGACGTGGTGCTGTCTGTCTTCGGTGTGATCTTCGGCGACCCTTCCCGCGTCCTGCCTGAGATCCTGCGCGTGCTGCGTCCTGGCGGCCGAGCGGTGCTGACCGCGTGGCTACCCGAAGGCCCGATCCACAGCTACATCGGCGGCATCGTCGGCCTGTTTGCCGAGGCGATGGGCATGCCGTTCCCGCCCCCGTTCCCGTGGAGCGAGCCCGCCGCCCTGCGCCCCTTCCTGGAGCCTGCGGGCTGGCGGGTAACGAGCGAGGATGGGTCGGTGGCGTTCGTCGGGGAGTCGCCCGAAGCCTTCCTTGCCGAGCAGGAGGCCTATGCCCCGCCGGCGGTGAGCACCCGCGGCCTGGTGGAGCACTTCGGTCTGGCCCCCCGCATCCGCGAGCAGTCTCTTGCCATCCTCCGTGCGGGCAACGAAGACCCGGCGGCTTTCCGGGTCACCAGCCCGTACCGCGTCCTGGAGCTGTCCTCCTCCTAG
- a CDS encoding molybdopterin-dependent oxidoreductase: MAEAPTATEVATYCPLCVSRCGARATVTEGTFTLDRDPAHPTGKGLCVKGKAAPEIAAHPDRLRYPMKRTAAKGAADPGWQRIGWEEALSTVADRLRALARDHGPESVVFSSVSPSTSAIVDCVDWIQRLQRAFNTPNFLSSMELCGWGRYLASLYTYGASVPGQYMPDLERAGCILFWGYNPSVSRLSHAIATRDALRRGAKLVVVDPRRAGLASKADPWLRVRPGTDAAVALAITNVMLERGWFDEPFVRRWTNAPMLVRTDTGRFLRGDDVSAGGSPGHYVAWDEVTNQLATLDPAARGTDVDNHDHLALAGIVQVPTTHGTVACRPAFDLLAEQCRAMSPMVAEVATGIPAPEIERTAQVLWENRPVAFYAWSGLEQHSGSTQIIRAINVLYALTGCLDAPGGNVLFTPVPTNPITGMELLDPAQHAKAIGVGDRPLGPARFGFTTGEDFYTAALEGRPYRARGLVSFGSNLLMAHGDSARGRDALQALDFHVHLDMFMSPTAEQADIVLPVTGAFEAEGLKVGFEVSQEAQSLVQLRTPLVAPVGEARSDIGIIFDLATRLGLGAHFFGGDVDAAWEHHLAPSGVTLRELRGNPAGIRLPLQTRHRKYSAPGDNGVPAGFATPTGRIELYVEGFLDVGQPPLPTFTEPALSPRSRPDLAGEFPLVLTCAKEVHFCETQHRQVASLRRRAPDPEVELHPDTAAACGLAEGDWAEITTPKGSVRARAVLNGTLAPGVVCAQHGWFEPCDELGLPGYPPFGPGSANLNLVLGQTPSDPISGSSPLRAQVCNVTRLAESRQSS; the protein is encoded by the coding sequence ATGGCCGAGGCGCCCACTGCGACTGAGGTGGCCACGTACTGCCCGCTGTGCGTCTCCCGATGTGGGGCGCGGGCGACGGTGACCGAGGGCACGTTCACGCTCGACCGCGACCCCGCGCATCCCACGGGAAAGGGGCTGTGCGTCAAGGGCAAGGCGGCGCCGGAGATCGCCGCCCATCCCGACCGCTTGCGCTACCCGATGAAGCGCACCGCCGCGAAGGGTGCGGCCGACCCGGGCTGGCAGCGCATCGGCTGGGAGGAGGCGCTGAGTACCGTCGCCGACCGGCTTCGGGCGCTGGCCCGGGACCACGGCCCGGAATCGGTCGTGTTCAGTTCGGTGTCACCGTCGACGTCGGCGATCGTCGACTGCGTCGACTGGATCCAGCGGCTGCAGCGGGCATTCAATACGCCGAACTTCCTCAGCTCAATGGAGTTGTGCGGCTGGGGGCGCTATTTGGCGTCGCTGTACACCTACGGGGCGTCCGTGCCCGGCCAGTACATGCCCGATCTTGAACGGGCCGGGTGCATCCTGTTCTGGGGCTACAACCCGTCGGTGTCGCGGCTTTCCCACGCAATCGCCACCAGGGACGCGCTGCGTCGCGGTGCGAAGTTGGTCGTCGTCGACCCGCGCCGCGCCGGGCTGGCCTCCAAGGCCGATCCGTGGCTGCGGGTGCGCCCCGGTACAGACGCCGCGGTGGCGTTGGCGATCACGAATGTGATGCTCGAGCGCGGCTGGTTTGACGAGCCGTTCGTGCGCCGCTGGACCAACGCCCCCATGCTCGTCCGCACCGACACGGGACGGTTCCTGCGGGGCGACGACGTGTCAGCCGGCGGAAGCCCGGGGCACTACGTCGCCTGGGACGAGGTCACCAATCAGCTGGCCACCCTCGATCCGGCTGCCCGCGGTACGGATGTGGACAACCACGACCACCTCGCCCTTGCTGGCATCGTGCAGGTACCCACCACCCACGGGACGGTGGCCTGCCGGCCGGCATTCGACCTCCTCGCAGAGCAGTGCCGTGCGATGTCGCCGATGGTCGCGGAAGTGGCCACGGGCATACCGGCCCCAGAAATCGAGCGCACCGCTCAGGTGCTGTGGGAGAACCGCCCCGTCGCGTTCTACGCCTGGAGCGGCCTCGAGCAGCACAGTGGTTCGACCCAGATCATCCGGGCGATCAATGTGCTGTATGCGCTGACCGGTTGCCTGGACGCTCCCGGCGGCAACGTCCTGTTCACACCGGTGCCGACCAACCCGATCACCGGGATGGAGCTGCTCGACCCGGCGCAACACGCCAAGGCGATCGGGGTCGGCGACCGGCCACTCGGCCCGGCCCGCTTCGGGTTTACCACCGGGGAGGACTTCTACACGGCGGCCCTCGAGGGCCGGCCCTACCGGGCGCGCGGACTGGTGAGCTTCGGGTCCAACCTGCTGATGGCCCACGGCGACAGCGCACGAGGCCGGGACGCGCTGCAGGCGCTCGACTTCCACGTCCACCTGGACATGTTCATGAGCCCGACCGCCGAGCAAGCCGATATCGTCCTGCCGGTGACCGGTGCCTTCGAGGCCGAAGGCCTGAAGGTCGGCTTCGAAGTCTCGCAGGAGGCCCAGTCATTGGTGCAGCTGCGTACCCCCCTGGTGGCGCCGGTGGGGGAGGCCCGCTCGGACATCGGGATCATCTTCGACCTGGCGACCCGGCTCGGACTGGGCGCGCACTTCTTCGGCGGGGACGTCGATGCCGCCTGGGAGCACCACCTCGCACCCAGTGGGGTGACGCTGCGGGAGCTGCGCGGGAACCCCGCGGGGATTCGCCTGCCCCTGCAGACCCGCCATCGGAAGTACTCGGCACCGGGCGACAACGGCGTACCAGCCGGGTTCGCCACGCCGACGGGACGGATCGAGCTCTACGTGGAGGGCTTCCTCGACGTCGGGCAGCCGCCGCTCCCAACCTTCACCGAGCCTGCGTTGAGCCCCCGCTCCCGGCCCGACCTCGCCGGGGAGTTCCCGCTGGTGCTCACCTGCGCCAAGGAGGTGCACTTCTGCGAGACCCAACACCGCCAGGTTGCCAGCCTGCGCCGCCGCGCCCCAGATCCGGAGGTCGAATTGCACCCGGACACGGCCGCGGCCTGCGGCCTGGCGGAGGGTGACTGGGCAGAGATCACCACGCCCAAGGGCAGCGTCCGGGCGCGGGCCGTGCTCAACGGCACGCTGGCCCCCGGCGTTGTGTGCGCCCAGCACGGCTGGTTCGAGCCGTGCGATGAGCTGGGCCTCCCGGGCTACCCGCCCTTCGGTCCGGGCAGCGCCAACCTCAACCTGGTGCTCGGCCAGACGCCGAGCGATCCGATCAGCGGCAGCTCCCCCCTCCGGGCCCAGGTCTGCAACGTGACCCGCCTCGCCGAAAGCCGTCAGAGCTCCTAG
- a CDS encoding dihydrofolate reductase family protein, with protein sequence MTATYTFDVFSSLDGYGSHTGNWGGYWGKQGPELLDRRLAVYDSEQRMVFGANTFRQFLRMLAPSTDGSEVGDPWVARMKSMPATVVSTTLEGPLDWPDATVVPGDAVAIVARLKEESGVPLRSHGSLSLNWALMAAGLVDLVQVTVFPVITGRTGTDPIFQGAGDFDLELIESRTLDGHIQELIYRPTLHP encoded by the coding sequence ATGACCGCTACCTACACCTTCGACGTCTTCTCCAGCCTCGACGGCTACGGTTCCCACACCGGCAACTGGGGCGGCTACTGGGGCAAGCAAGGTCCCGAGCTGCTCGACCGGCGGCTGGCGGTGTACGACTCGGAGCAACGGATGGTCTTCGGGGCCAACACGTTTCGGCAATTCTTGCGGATGCTGGCGCCGAGCACCGACGGATCCGAGGTGGGTGACCCCTGGGTCGCCCGGATGAAGAGCATGCCCGCAACGGTGGTGTCGACGACGCTGGAGGGTCCCCTCGACTGGCCGGACGCCACCGTCGTGCCCGGTGACGCCGTCGCCATCGTCGCCCGGCTCAAGGAGGAATCCGGCGTGCCGTTGCGCTCCCACGGCAGCTTGTCGCTCAACTGGGCGCTGATGGCCGCCGGACTGGTCGACCTGGTCCAGGTGACGGTCTTCCCGGTGATCACCGGCCGGACGGGCACGGATCCGATCTTCCAGGGTGCGGGCGACTTCGACCTCGAGCTGATCGAGAGCCGGACGCTCGACGGCCACATCCAAGAGCTCATCTACCGGCCCACCCTGCATCCCTGA